Genomic segment of Mycolicibacterium sarraceniae:
TCTGGCCTCGGCTTGCACTGGAGATCGGCATGGCCGTACTGCTTGGCTGCGGTGACCATGCCCTGGGGAGTGTTACTGCTCGCGCTGGCCATCTCGATCCCAGTCGGATTGTGGTCGCCGTCGGAACTGACAATGACCACAACCGCATTGGCATACCTGGCAGCGGGCCCCTTGATCTGCGTGGCGTCGGCACCCATATTTTGGGGCGAGGAGTATGGCTGGACAGCCTATTTGCGTGATCGGTTGGTTCCTGGTCGCCCGATCGCCACCACCTTTCTCACCGGCTTGATCTGGGGAGTCTGGCATTGGCCGCTTCCATGGGTCGGCTACTTCGGCGGCGGGACGAGTGTTTCCGAGGCGATCTGGAGCATGCTGTGGTGGCTACCGCTGAGCATTCTGCTGGAGTTCGTCATCGGCTGGTTATGGTCGGCCACAAGTTCAGTCTGGCCTGGAGCGATGCTGCACGCCGGCAGCAACCTCGTTGCTTCGGTCGGGATGCTCTACGTCTTCGGCGATTCGGTTGGCATCAACACGACGACGCTTCTGCTTTGCGCTGGCCTCCTCCCATTCGTGGCAGTCATTGTGTTGACCGGGCATACCGGCGGTACGCGCACCAACCGTCGGATAGCACGTCCCCAAGCCTAGGATTGAACGATGGTCCAGGCTCCGGCCCGATCGCTGATCGCGGCAATGGTGTCCGGGCCGCGATATCTAATCTCGCCGTGGCCGTGGCGTGCACTTGCGTGGGCCGTTTTTGGCGGCGGTCTGAGCGTCGTCGTGATCATTGCAATGACGCCAGTTCTCATGCTCGGAGTCTCGCGTTCACTACGAACAGCTTTATGGTCGCCGTTGCTAGAGGCAGAGTGCGTGCGACTGTTGCTCGTCGACGAGGCCGCCTGCGAGTGCATCCGCCGCGATCTGGCAGCAGCCCGCACCGAGCAGCGCCTCCCAAGCGCCCGCCAGGTCAGCTTCGTGCTATTCACGGCTCTGATCGCCGGGCCCTGCGGGACCGTCCTCGTAGCCTTTCTGGTGATCCTCACCGGAGTCATGTTGGCGGCACCCTGGCTGGTAAGCCCTGGCGAGCCCATCAACGTCGCGGTGTGGCTCATCGATACACCCCGTGAGTCCTGGGCTGCCGCGATATTCGGTGCCGCGATCCTGATCCTGTCGATGTACATCATCGGGGCATACGCCGGAGCAGCCGGACAACTGGCTGTTGCCGCGTTGACCGATTCACAAGCACTGCATCGTGAAGTCGCTCGTCTCGAGGATTCCCGAACCGCGCTGCTGCATGCAGTTGAACAGGAACGCCGCCGGATCGAGAGCGATCTGCACGATCGCGTCCAGCACCGGCTGGTCGCGCTTGCACTGACGCTCGGCATCGCCGAGAACATCCACGGCGACGACGAGACGGGCCGGCTTGCAGCGGACGCGCACCGACAACTCGATGA
This window contains:
- a CDS encoding CPBP family glutamic-type intramembrane protease, giving the protein MNASPTDESTRSGDPIVSALRESPAQRRRGVRWFLAIAFLGAWLPWLGVYLLGGSLDDPLTQLAVAAFVPAIAACVVRRWITRQGFADSGLGLHWRSAWPYCLAAVTMPWGVLLLALAISIPVGLWSPSELTMTTTALAYLAAGPLICVASAPIFWGEEYGWTAYLRDRLVPGRPIATTFLTGLIWGVWHWPLPWVGYFGGGTSVSEAIWSMLWWLPLSILLEFVIGWLWSATSSVWPGAMLHAGSNLVASVGMLYVFGDSVGINTTTLLLCAGLLPFVAVIVLTGHTGGTRTNRRIARPQA
- a CDS encoding sensor histidine kinase, with protein sequence MRLLLVDEAACECIRRDLAAARTEQRLPSARQVSFVLFTALIAGPCGTVLVAFLVILTGVMLAAPWLVSPGEPINVAVWLIDTPRESWAAAIFGAAILILSMYIIGAYAGAAGQLAVAALTDSQALHREVARLEDSRTALLHAVEQERRRIESDLHDRVQHRLVALALTLGIAENIHGDDETGRLAADAHRQLDDSLAELRSVLLGILPRALTEHGLTAAVTDLIGPYPLPVTTDFGTTETSQRLPAAIEHTAYSVINEALTNVVKHGSATSVSITADRQDGVWWMTIRDNGGGGAAIQTGRGLATLAARVEAIDGSLTICSPAGGPTEVRMRCPA